The following coding sequences are from one Granulicella sp. L56 window:
- the ispF gene encoding 2-C-methyl-D-erythritol 2,4-cyclodiphosphate synthase, with translation MRIGYGFDSHAFKAGVPLVIGGLAIEHSEGLAGHSDGDVLLHAITDALLGAVSAGDIGTFFPPSDPRWKGAASSVFLKTALEEVATAGYRIVNIDTVLVMARPKIVPIAGELRERVAELLGVEPGEVGIKAKTPEGLNQDHVAVAHATVLLESLSVPEPVKKLSATADVDEVNQVVESLVQGVRDTSALGRKRPAFDADDLT, from the coding sequence ATGAGAATTGGGTATGGGTTTGATTCGCACGCGTTCAAGGCGGGTGTGCCGCTGGTGATCGGCGGGCTGGCGATTGAGCATAGCGAGGGGCTGGCTGGGCACTCGGATGGCGATGTTTTGCTTCATGCGATTACCGATGCGCTGCTGGGTGCGGTTTCGGCGGGGGACATTGGGACGTTCTTTCCTCCAAGCGATCCAAGGTGGAAGGGTGCGGCCTCGAGCGTGTTTTTGAAGACGGCTCTCGAAGAGGTGGCTACGGCGGGGTACCGCATCGTCAATATCGATACGGTTCTGGTGATGGCACGGCCTAAGATCGTGCCGATTGCCGGTGAACTGCGTGAACGCGTGGCGGAGTTGCTGGGCGTAGAGCCGGGCGAGGTTGGCATCAAGGCCAAGACTCCTGAGGGGCTTAATCAGGATCATGTTGCAGTGGCTCATGCGACGGTCCTGCTGGAGAGTCTGTCTGTTCCTGAGCCGGTGAAGAAGTTGTCGGCTACGGCCGATGTGGACGAGGTGAATCAGGTAGTCGAGAGCCTGGTGCAGGGCGTTCGGGACACGTCCGCTTTGGGGCGGAAGAGGCCGGCATTCGATGCGGACGATTTGACTTAG
- a CDS encoding GxxExxY protein, which produces MNTDQKPMRGKHDALTEQIIRIFYDVYNELGSGFLESVYREAMRLALSQAGLGVNTEVPVPVNFRGVVVGIFRADLIVNDVVLIELKACEQIIRQHESQTMHYLRATQIEVGLLMNFGPTPRFKRFVMDNELKKPKHKSVESVTIGVKPFMAPEMIP; this is translated from the coding sequence ATGAACACCGATCAAAAGCCAATGCGTGGTAAACATGATGCTCTTACGGAGCAGATTATTCGTATTTTCTACGATGTTTATAACGAACTTGGGAGCGGTTTTCTTGAGTCGGTATATAGGGAGGCGATGCGGCTGGCGCTGTCTCAAGCAGGTCTTGGGGTAAATACAGAAGTTCCTGTGCCGGTGAACTTTCGAGGCGTTGTTGTTGGGATATTTAGAGCCGATTTGATTGTGAATGACGTTGTGCTGATTGAATTGAAGGCTTGTGAACAGATAATTCGGCAACATGAATCGCAAACTATGCATTATTTGAGAGCAACGCAGATAGAAGTTGGTCTGTTGATGAACTTTGGGCCGACGCCACGATTCAAGAGATTTGTAATGGACAACGAACTGAAGAAGCCGAAACATAAATCGGTGGAATCGGTGACAATCGGTGTTAAGCCTTTTATGGCTCCTGAGATGATTCCATGA
- the ispD gene encoding 2-C-methyl-D-erythritol 4-phosphate cytidylyltransferase has protein sequence MRVFVILPAAGIGTRMAAHGAAAVAPKQFLEIGGVPVLVRSVQAFLAVPKVDAVCVAVRGQERERLEAQIKEYKLGDRVKMVEGGDNRQESVGNALAALQCAEDDVVLVHDAVRPLIDPATIERTIDAVVKHGAAIVGLPAVDTIKQVERTADGAIITSTIPRERVVLAQTPQGARFGLLRRAFQEAEADGFSGTDEASVLERAGIEVAVVLGSARNFKITQPGDIELAEFYLAREKA, from the coding sequence ATGCGAGTTTTTGTGATTCTTCCGGCAGCAGGGATTGGGACGCGGATGGCCGCGCATGGAGCGGCGGCGGTTGCGCCCAAGCAGTTTCTCGAGATCGGTGGCGTGCCCGTGCTGGTGCGTTCCGTGCAGGCGTTTCTCGCGGTGCCGAAGGTGGATGCGGTGTGTGTCGCCGTGCGCGGGCAGGAGAGGGAACGCCTGGAGGCCCAGATCAAGGAGTACAAGCTGGGCGACCGCGTGAAGATGGTCGAGGGCGGCGACAACCGGCAGGAGTCGGTGGGCAATGCGCTGGCCGCGTTGCAGTGTGCCGAGGACGATGTGGTGCTGGTGCATGATGCGGTGCGCCCGCTGATCGATCCGGCGACGATTGAGCGGACGATTGATGCGGTTGTGAAGCATGGCGCCGCGATAGTAGGACTGCCCGCAGTGGACACGATCAAGCAGGTGGAGCGGACGGCGGATGGAGCGATTATCACCTCGACGATTCCCCGGGAGCGCGTAGTACTGGCGCAGACTCCGCAGGGAGCGCGGTTTGGTTTGCTGCGCCGGGCTTTCCAGGAGGCCGAGGCTGATGGATTTTCCGGCACCGATGAGGCGAGCGTGCTGGAACGGGCGGGGATCGAGGTTGCCGTAGTGTTGGGTTCGGCGCGGAACTTTAAGATTACGCAGCCGGGGGACATTGAACTGGCGGAGTTTTACCTGGCACGGGAAAAGGCTTAA